A genome region from Carassius gibelio isolate Cgi1373 ecotype wild population from Czech Republic chromosome A23, carGib1.2-hapl.c, whole genome shotgun sequence includes the following:
- the LOC127945069 gene encoding UHRF1-binding protein 1, whose amino-acid sequence MAGIIKKQILKHLSRFTKNLSPDKINLSTLKGEGQLSNLELDEEVLQNMLDLPTWLAVTRVYCNKASIRIQWTKLKTSPICLFLDKVEVEMRTCEEPRPPNGPSPIAITAGQSEYGFAEKVVEGMSVIINSITIKVQARAFHASFELWQLQGCSLNPKWQKSDLRYTRITHPKRGEVLTFKEINWQSLRIEADAIESDEQDLGSTPLRLITNQGRIRIALKRRVKDCDVLASKLLFILDDLLWVLTDSQLKAIIHYAKSLSEAMEKSGQQRKSMAAETLQTAPPSPGIHSLWTEPPPPEAVGTPSTLAQYFDLHDVKESSYHTFISRLDLHICNDSSSDSDEAPPPGMQGAMQLTFRKLGCDYYPFHRPGDGCRHWERHCGAMESRAQWAAKLLLEFQRRMEELGIPGPHSEPNVSAKDSPAKKIKDGESWSSFSPDRTPSSRRTSAAVPSSGPPLKRLRSSCMVIRVDDLDIHQVSSGGRHSKRTQSLLSCNRKSLHLPDNTPAIHLQFTEYYFPDTPGLPAPSSNLYAQLNGLQLYLDTPSVLWMTLFSRGLHKTLDQVKAFYHLQDSSKTDEHIDIRLDATHLKLIIPLESSIMDHPDRPQSLSVSLPQLVLSNTRHAPHGSHSDLNSTYSSFSVRPFFRPTASQPFPRDQSVLPPLPSAFLQHGLENESLSLAHKRPSRSQDVWSVSLSRVALGFEGARRGPRGKALPFVEPFAMSLWMCCPSAFKKDSYCSSIAGNSKIPNQSLLDPPRGVNDVISNKTDQNSPVASIHILAQSITPVKMWLNHYQFVALLRMKDSLTRLAGDLTKDVQGLGQPEHKRSDPSSVCVSVLMEAIELALLLPPATCEQEEEEAHSPEETDSPSLTDSDLSPSHQAGGNEDQEDDAEQEGLVEEACEAIEEGMDGPMGQDETRAIVTSTSPPISPGNPTLLSRNSSTFSLEGELSSALTATKGVTKDALSASLDLTKGALSITKDAFSILSRGSGMTKLFAPQNKEQSAQPEESSPSIMGNLRLQSMKQSPSQNSCDSAVLEGSLADDGLSIDSDISENFVILMDSESGVESLRPNGTGVSGSCVSPAPGTDLSSSLSQSTEDIAEDRVSVLVLCLSRIACLTEKCGEDMVVALEAQELEPKQYGNHKVTDLLTGQPLTQAGSSSPSAPLSPGPRSLPCPPAAALRMEMGPRAARHSPLSESVGFIEVCLTGCKAELLASTLNTLAPFLEDELSADPQPMRLWLRDTAVTLKDDGPRVYPTAPQPVPVHFSLDGIVLERMDDGVLSLRPAQSQSGIETDGDRDRAGQSCFRAEEENKSLESRLADVQSALQEALSDRERLLQEVMKHNPSFTL is encoded by the exons GTTTACTAAGAACCTCTCCCCGGATAAGATCAACCTGAGCACGCTGAAGGGAGAGGGGCAGCTGTCCAACCTGGAGCTGGATGAGGAGGTCCTGCAGAACATGCTGGATCTGCCCACCTGGCTGGCCGTCACCCGCGTCTACTGCAACAAGGCTTCTATACGG ATACAATGGACAAAGTTGAAGACCAGTCCCATATGTTTG TTCCTGGATAAAGTAGAAGTTGAGATGAGGACCTGTGAGGAACCCCGGCCCCCGAACGGCCCCTCTCCGATTGCCATTActgcaggtcaaag TGAGTATGGCTTTGCTGAGAAGGTGGTGGAGGGAATGTCTGTGATCATCAACTCCATCACGATTAAAGTTCAGGCCCGAGCGTTTCACGCCTCCTTCGAGCTCTGGCAGCTCCAGGGCTGCAGTCTCAATCCCAAATGGCAGAAGAGCGACCTGCGCTACACACGCATTACACATCCTAAGAGAGGAGAG GTCCTCACGTTCAAAGAGATCAACTGGCAGAGTCTGCGCATAGAGGCGGACGCCATCGAGAGTGACGAGCAGGATCTGGGCAGCACCCCACTGCGCCTCATTACCAATCAAGGGCGCATACGCATCGCTCTCAAGCGCAGG GTGAAGGACTGCGATGTCTTGGCCTCTAAGCTGCTGTTTATCCTGGATGATCTGCTGTGGGTGCTGACGGACTCCCAGCTCAAGGCCATCATCCACTACGCCAAGTCTCTGAGCGAAGCCATGGAGAAGTCCGGCCAGCAGAGGAAGAGCATGGCTGCTGAGACACTACAG ACTGCACCTCCCTCTCCTGGGATCCACTCTCTGTGGACCGAACCTCCTCCACCCGAAGCGGTCGGGACCCCCAGCACACTGGCCCAGTATTTTGACCTCCACGATGTCAAGGAATCATCCTACCACACTTTCATCTCCCGACTCGACCTGCATATCTGCAACGACAGCTCTTCAGATTCCG ATGAAGCTCCACCTCCAGGGATGCAGGGTGCGATGCAGCTGACCTTTCGGAAGCTGGGCTGTGATTATTACCCGTTTCACAGGCCAG GTGATGGCTGTCGGCACTGGGAGCGTCACTGCGGGGCGATGGAGTCTCGAGCTCAGTGGGCCGCCAAACTGCTGCTGGAGTTTCAGAGGAGGATGGAGGAGCTGGGCATCCCTGGACCACATTCAGAGCCAAACGTGTCCGCTAAAGACTCTCCCGCCAAAAAGATCAAGG ATGGAGAATCATGGTCCAGTTTCAGTCCTGATCGTACTCCGAGCTCTCGGCGTACTTCAGCAGCCGTCCCGTCCTCAGGACCCCCGCTGAAGAGGCTTCGCTCCAGCTGTATGGTGATCCGCGTGGACGACCTGGACATCCATCAG GTGTCCTCTGGAGGCCGTCACAGCAAGAGAACACAGTCTCTTCTCTCCTGCAACCGCAAATCCTTACACCTCCCAGACAACACTCCTGCGATTCACCTTCAGTTCACTGAATACTACTTCCCTGATACCCCTGGACTTCCTG CACCCTCCTCTAATCTTTATGCCCAGCTGAATGGTCTACAGTTGTATCTGGACACTCCCAGTGTCTTGTGGATGACCCTGTTCTCACGGGGTCTACACAAGACGCTAGATCAGGTCAAAGCTTTCTACCACCTCCAGGACAGCAGCAAGACGGATGAGCACATCGATATCCGGCTGGATGCAACACACCTGAAG ctCATCATTCCTCTGGAATCCTCTATTATGGATCACCCGGACCGTCCTCAGTCACTGAGTGTCAGTCTTCCTCAGCTCGTCCTCAGCAACACACGCCACGCTCCTCACGGTTCCCATTCGGACCTCAACAGCACCTACAGCAGCTTCTCGGTCCGCCCTTTCTTCCGTCCCACGGCGAGCCAACCTTTCCCTCGCGATCAGAGTGTCCTCCCTCCCCTGCCGTCTGCATTCCTCCAACACGGTCTAGAAAACGAGTCCCTGTCATTAGCACACAAACGCCCCTCTCGCTCTCAGGACGTCTGGTCTGTCAGTCTGTCCCGAGTGGCTCTTGGATTTGAAGGGGCTCGTCGAGGGCCCAGAGGGAAAGCTCTTCCCTTTGTGGAGCCCTTTGCCATGTCTTTGTGGATGTGCTGCCCTTCTGCCTTCAAAAAAGACTCTTATTGTTCGAGTATAGCTGGCAATTCAAAAATCCCCAATCAATCCCTCCTAGATCCACCTCGGGGTGTAAATGACGTCATATCTAATAAGACTGACCAAAACTCTCCAGTGGCCTCCATTCATATCTTAGCCCAGTCCATCACTCCTGTCAAAATGTGGCTCAACCACTACCAGTTTGTAGCTCTTTTGCGGATGAAGGACTCTCTTACCCGACTAGCTGGAGATTTGACCAAGGACGTCCAGGGTTTGGGACAGCCTGAACACAAACGGTCAGATCCCTCTTCAGTTTGTGTCTCAGTCCTGATGGAGGCGATAGAACTGGCTCTACTGCTTCCTCCAGCAACATGcgagcaagaagaagaagaagcccaTTCTCCTGAGGAAACGGACAGTCCCAGCTTGACCGACTCTGATCTCTCGCCATCCCACCAGGCGGGAGGGAATGAAGATCAGGAGGATGATGCCGAACAAGAGGGTTTGGTAGAGGAGGCCTGTGAAGCTATTGAAGAAGGCATGGATGGACCAATGGGGCAGGATGAAACTCGAGCCATTGTTACTTCCACATCTCCTCCAATATCTCCAGGGAATCCCACATTACTGTCCCGTAATAGCTCAACTTTCAGCTTGGAGGGCGAGCTGTCCAGTGCCCTGACTGCCACCAAAGGTGTCACCAAAGACGCACTCAGCGCCTCCCTGGATCTCACCAAGGGTGCGCTGTCCATCACGAAAGATGCCTTCAGCATCCTGAGCCGAGGATCTGGCATGACTAAACTCTTCGCTCCTCAAAACAA GGAGCAAAGTGCACAGCCGGAAGAGTCCAGTCCCTCCATAATGGGAAACCTGCGGCTTCAGTCCATGAAACAGTCTCCTTCCCAAAACTCCTGTGACAGTGCCGTTTTAGAGGGGAGTCTGGCGGACGATGGCCTGTCCATTGATAGTGACATCAGTGAAAACTTTGTCATCCTCATGGACTCGG AGTCTGGTGTGGAGTCGCTGCGTCCCAATGGTACGGGTGTCTCCGGCAGCTGTGTGAGTCCAGCTCCAGGAACAGACCTCAGCAGCTCTCTGTCCCAGAGCACAGAAGACATCGCAGAAGATAGG GTGTCTGTGTTAGTTCTGTGTCTGAGTCGAATAGCGTGCCTGACGGAGAAGTGTGGTGAAGATATGGTGGTGGCGCTGGAAGCCCAAGAGCTTGAGCCTAAACAGTATGGCAACCATAAAGTCACAGACCTGCTGACGGGACAGCCATTGACTCAGG CCGGTTCTTCCTCTCCGAGTGCTCCTCTGTCTCCCGGGCCCCGGTCTCTCCCCTGTCCCCCAGCAGCGGCCCTCAGGATGGAGATGGGACCCCGTGCGGCCAGACACTCTCCTCTGTCTGAGAGCGTGGGCTTCATAGAAGTGTGCCTGACCGGGTGCAAAGCAGAGCTCCTGGCTTCTACCCTAAACACGCTGGCACCCTTCCTGGAGGACGAGCTCAGCGCAGACCCCCAGCCGATGAGACTGTGGTTACGGGACACTGCTGTTACACTAAAG GACGATGGTCCTCGTGTGTACCCGACCGCTCCTCAGCCAGTTCCTGTGCACTTCTCTCTGGACGGTATTGTGCTGGAGCGTATGGATGATGGGGTCCTCAGCTTGAGAC CTGCGCAGAGCCAATCAGGGATCGAGACAGACGGGGACAGAGATCGAGCTGGCCAATCCTGCTTCAGAGCTGAGGAGGAGAACAAG TCTCTGGAGTCCAGACTCGCTGATGTCCAGTCAGCTCTCCAGGAAGCTCTGTCTGACCGGGAGCGCCTGCTACAGGAAGTGATGAAACACAACCCCTCCTTCACCTTATGA